In Colwellia sp. PAMC 20917, a single genomic region encodes these proteins:
- a CDS encoding acyltransferase family protein, whose protein sequence is MKRLELLDYGRFFAAIIVVLFHYTFNGIANGKIDSLDHIDSLIEFTKYGYLGVELFFMISGFVIFNSAKNRTPAQFAVSRAIRLYPSYWFAVIFTSIFAWYWGGDLMSVNPNQIIMNFTLLQNYLNIAHVDGVYWTLVYEIKFYALVFFLLIIGLQKHLNLLFMLWPIAMLIAFIIGHDDLPYLGGYFYYFSAGALFALLKIDKSLKIILSIIISFGLGLFYSTEQALLKSESMGVVFSEYVVGGIIVSFFVFFIYMNTKKAQLLTLPLSKTLGALTYPVYLIHAHFGYMFISKYGSEENKFFIYIVIISIVLSVSYFMHIAIEVRFYNVWKTLFMSTFYKIILKIQCISNDVQIAYKLLKRT, encoded by the coding sequence ATGAAAAGATTAGAATTGTTGGATTATGGTCGTTTTTTTGCCGCTATAATAGTTGTTTTATTCCATTATACTTTTAATGGCATAGCGAATGGGAAAATTGACTCTTTAGATCATATAGATTCCCTGATTGAATTCACCAAATATGGATACCTTGGCGTTGAGTTGTTTTTTATGATCAGTGGTTTTGTCATTTTTAACTCCGCCAAAAACAGAACACCTGCCCAGTTTGCAGTCTCTCGAGCCATCCGCCTTTATCCTTCCTATTGGTTTGCAGTAATTTTTACATCTATCTTTGCATGGTATTGGGGGGGCGATCTTATGTCAGTAAACCCTAATCAAATAATTATGAATTTTACACTGCTACAAAATTATCTAAATATTGCTCATGTTGACGGAGTGTACTGGACATTGGTATATGAAATAAAGTTTTATGCCTTAGTTTTCTTTCTACTTATTATCGGATTACAAAAACATTTAAATCTATTATTCATGTTGTGGCCTATTGCAATGCTCATAGCATTCATCATTGGTCATGATGATCTTCCTTATCTTGGTGGCTATTTTTACTATTTTTCTGCGGGGGCGTTATTCGCACTATTAAAAATAGATAAATCGCTGAAGATTATTTTATCAATCATTATATCTTTTGGTTTAGGTTTGTTTTATTCAACTGAGCAAGCATTATTAAAATCCGAGTCCATGGGCGTAGTCTTCTCAGAATATGTTGTCGGGGGAATTATTGTCAGTTTCTTTGTTTTTTTCATTTATATGAATACAAAAAAGGCGCAATTATTAACGCTCCCCCTTTCAAAGACGCTGGGTGCATTAACCTATCCGGTATATTTAATTCATGCACATTTCGGTTATATGTTTATTTCTAAATACGGTTCAGAAGAAAATAAATTTTTTATTTATATAGTAATCATATCGATTGTTTTATCCGTATCATATTTTATGCATATAGCGATAGAAGTGCGCTTTTATAATGTTTGGAAAACACTCTTTATGAGTACGTTTTATAAAATCATCCTTAAAATACAGTGCATTTCCAATGACGTGCAAATTGCGTATAAGTTACTCAAGCGGACGTAA
- the tnpB gene encoding IS66 family insertion sequence element accessory protein TnpB (TnpB, as the term is used for proteins encoded by IS66 family insertion elements, is considered an accessory protein, since TnpC, encoded by a neighboring gene, is a DDE family transposase.): MHTPNQVYLVTDFTDMRKSINGLSIIVSETLSLDPLSQAWFFCNKQCDKLKILFWDTNGFWLYYRPLEQGRFQWPKSPKS; this comes from the coding sequence ATGCATACCCCAAACCAAGTTTACTTGGTCACTGATTTCACTGACATGAGAAAATCAATCAATGGCCTAAGTATTATTGTTAGTGAGACCTTATCACTAGATCCTTTGAGTCAAGCTTGGTTTTTTTGTAATAAGCAGTGCGATAAATTAAAAATATTATTTTGGGATACTAATGGTTTTTGGCTTTATTATCGTCCCTTAGAACAAGGGCGATTTCAATGGCCAAAATCACCCAAAAGTTAA
- a CDS encoding sensor histidine kinase, which yields MQKGNKYNWQSSIWLLLFLCISSNTIASSYYSSAQSISASDGLPETTIFSMAYDKEGFIWLGTPSRLIRYDGYEFKSFSNAKQESKPLVVSNMGNIFIDSHNRLWIGSWGEGIAVYSTDLVLLHYFQEDKTNVRSLPNNRIQVIFEDKNKTIWLGTNGGGLARFDESSTDFTVFENDPNDNNTLSHNRVWSIAEDKNGAIWVATSKGLNKLPLHSQFFETFYYDSNSNTSLNHDLIRSLLVDKKGRLWVGTQTGFGEFDVDKHVFERIELLNQSGTSTVSRIKEDRNGSLFIGTLEGLYRYIPDKQQLTPWSGDKKYQLFPQNDIRDILFDRSGLLWVATRFGGLIKVDLTPNIFKHIDSYTIDSALKPIRRVYALFQDSNNIVWISTADGLLTMDLQTNLVTSHLTKEKNYQGNITSISEDKEGTLWLSGSFGLLTLDKARATFANRNDVLEGIQNKNVNKVFVDSHNHLWVGMTHGGLIFYDFSGIRNVYRYDKNNLHSLNDNTILSLFEDRAEHIWAGTPVGLNRFDSVNNIFSHYDSNLTDYLINDITQTNDGAIWLATPASLNKFDYISGNIQRLSVSHGLSNDNIKGVLEDDFGNLWVSSSHGISKYNMGEESFINYSATRSFNNNTFLPDIALKATNGTMYFGGINGIDKITPARVSPSSYKPNTVITDVWVDDKKIFIDNQSPNRTIKLPHDTLRIEIAFATLDFFEPSKIQYSYILNGLNDEWRQPSTSRIATFTSLDPGVYIFSMMGINSHNIKSQNISALKIIIATPWWETLWVKLLMSITVIFLFYKLYQYRVKRYELQKDKLERKVSNRTEELKKSNLQLASTVKQLHTFQKELVEKEKMATLGKMVAGVAHEVNTPIGIGITASTLLHEKMDDLQAAYENQKVTKSKIEKFLFEGNENIGLLCRSLDRASKLINKFQQVDIEQSNKNVTQLHLYHLITEMISPFQSNGSKHEFIIDCDKNMLITSKRESIEHVLSNLIENSLGHGFEGIEKGTIMIECTFSENSCTIMYSDNGNGVSEEFQKVIFDPFSTTNRGSGSGLGMHLVYNIVAQALHGSIEIHNNQGSGIKFKIEFPMLDV from the coding sequence ATGCAAAAAGGGAACAAATATAATTGGCAAAGTAGTATATGGCTACTCCTCTTTTTATGTATAAGCAGTAATACAATTGCAAGTAGCTATTACTCCTCAGCACAAAGTATTTCTGCTAGTGACGGTCTACCTGAGACTACTATATTTTCCATGGCATACGATAAGGAGGGTTTCATTTGGCTTGGAACACCTTCTCGACTAATTCGATATGATGGATATGAATTTAAATCATTTTCAAACGCCAAACAAGAATCAAAACCGCTAGTTGTGTCAAATATGGGGAATATCTTCATAGACAGTCATAATAGACTTTGGATAGGCAGTTGGGGAGAGGGGATTGCAGTTTACTCAACAGACTTAGTTTTATTACATTATTTTCAAGAAGATAAAACCAATGTTAGGTCTTTGCCTAATAACCGTATACAAGTTATTTTTGAAGATAAGAATAAGACTATATGGCTAGGCACCAATGGGGGTGGTTTAGCTCGGTTTGATGAGTCTTCAACTGATTTTACTGTTTTTGAAAATGATCCCAATGATAACAATACACTTAGTCATAATCGTGTATGGAGTATCGCGGAAGATAAAAATGGAGCGATATGGGTTGCAACGAGTAAGGGGTTAAATAAGTTGCCCTTGCATTCTCAATTTTTTGAAACGTTTTATTATGACAGCAACTCTAACACTTCTCTGAATCATGATTTAATTCGAAGTTTACTAGTAGACAAAAAAGGGAGGCTTTGGGTTGGTACACAAACTGGATTTGGTGAGTTTGATGTCGACAAGCACGTTTTTGAACGTATTGAATTACTGAATCAATCTGGTACTAGTACTGTTTCTCGAATTAAGGAAGATAGAAATGGAAGTCTTTTTATCGGTACATTAGAAGGACTTTATCGTTACATTCCGGATAAACAACAATTAACACCTTGGTCTGGTGACAAAAAATATCAACTTTTCCCTCAAAACGACATACGTGACATTCTATTTGACCGTTCAGGCCTTCTTTGGGTTGCGACACGATTTGGCGGGCTTATTAAAGTTGATTTGACGCCTAATATATTTAAACATATTGATAGTTATACTATTGATAGTGCATTGAAACCTATTAGACGTGTTTATGCTCTATTTCAAGATAGTAATAATATAGTTTGGATTAGTACGGCTGACGGACTTTTAACTATGGATTTACAGACAAACTTAGTTACTTCTCATCTTACTAAAGAAAAAAACTATCAGGGAAATATTACCTCTATATCTGAAGATAAAGAAGGCACTTTATGGCTTAGTGGTTCATTTGGGCTATTAACATTGGATAAAGCCAGAGCAACTTTTGCTAATAGAAACGATGTTCTTGAAGGTATTCAAAATAAAAATGTAAACAAAGTCTTTGTTGATTCACATAACCACTTATGGGTAGGTATGACACACGGAGGACTCATTTTTTATGACTTTTCAGGTATTAGAAACGTTTATAGATATGATAAAAATAATCTACATTCTTTAAATGATAATACTATCTTATCTTTGTTTGAAGATAGAGCTGAACACATTTGGGCAGGAACCCCCGTAGGACTTAATCGTTTTGATTCGGTGAATAACATATTTAGCCACTATGATTCAAATCTAACAGATTATTTAATTAATGATATTACCCAAACTAACGACGGAGCTATATGGTTAGCAACTCCTGCCAGTTTAAACAAGTTCGACTATATTTCTGGAAATATACAACGCCTTAGTGTCAGTCATGGATTAAGCAATGATAATATTAAAGGCGTTCTTGAGGATGATTTTGGTAATTTATGGGTTAGTTCAAGTCATGGTATTTCTAAATACAATATGGGAGAGGAGTCTTTCATAAATTATAGCGCTACTAGAAGTTTTAATAATAATACGTTTCTTCCCGATATTGCCCTAAAAGCGACTAACGGTACTATGTATTTTGGAGGAATAAATGGGATTGATAAAATCACTCCTGCTCGTGTAAGTCCATCATCCTATAAACCTAATACAGTTATTACTGATGTATGGGTCGATGACAAGAAGATATTTATAGATAATCAATCACCAAATCGCACTATAAAACTACCACATGATACTCTTCGGATAGAGATAGCTTTTGCAACGCTTGATTTTTTTGAACCATCAAAGATTCAATATAGCTACATTTTGAACGGCTTAAATGATGAATGGCGTCAACCGTCAACTTCTAGAATTGCCACATTCACCAGTTTAGATCCTGGAGTTTATATTTTTTCAATGATGGGAATAAATAGTCACAATATTAAGAGCCAAAACATATCCGCATTAAAAATAATCATAGCGACTCCGTGGTGGGAAACTCTTTGGGTCAAACTTTTAATGAGTATTACAGTGATTTTTTTATTCTATAAGCTATATCAATACAGAGTAAAAAGGTATGAGTTGCAAAAAGATAAGTTAGAAAGAAAAGTTTCAAATAGAACTGAAGAGTTAAAAAAATCTAATCTACAATTGGCTTCAACCGTTAAACAATTACACACGTTCCAAAAAGAACTAGTGGAAAAAGAAAAAATGGCTACTTTAGGAAAAATGGTTGCTGGTGTAGCACACGAGGTCAATACACCGATAGGGATTGGGATCACTGCATCAACTTTATTACATGAGAAAATGGACGATCTTCAAGCAGCATATGAAAACCAGAAAGTAACAAAATCCAAAATAGAAAAATTTCTTTTTGAGGGAAATGAAAATATTGGTCTGCTTTGTAGAAGTCTAGATCGAGCATCTAAATTAATTAATAAATTTCAGCAGGTTGATATTGAACAATCAAATAAAAACGTCACCCAACTTCACCTGTACCACTTAATAACTGAAATGATTTCACCTTTTCAGTCTAATGGGTCAAAACATGAGTTTATTATCGATTGTGATAAAAATATGTTGATCACTAGCAAAAGAGAATCGATTGAACATGTTTTAAGTAACCTTATAGAAAATTCGCTAGGTCATGGCTTTGAGGGTATCGAAAAAGGGACGATTATGATTGAATGTACATTCTCTGAAAACTCTTGCACAATCATGTATTCTGATAATGGTAATGGTGTCAGCGAAGAGTTTCAAAAAGTTATCTTTGATCCATTTTCAACGACTAACCGTGGGAGCGGGTCTGGGTTAGGAATGCATCTAGTTTATAATATAGTCGCTCAGGCGCTGCATGGAAGTATTGAAATTCATAATAATCAAGGTTCAGGGATCAAGTTTAAAATAGAATTTCCTATGTTGGATGTTTGA
- a CDS encoding M28 family metallopeptidase, with protein MKNKIALTLFTLALVSGCSKESNVSKNTEVDVAASYQSINKEQLIEHIKVLASDEFEGRAPSSKGEELTLDYLTKQLTAIGFKPGNGNSFLQAVPMVSIEASPDMTLSIGDKDYQYGTDMVMGSARISNFEQLKDSELVFVGYGINAPEYNWNDYQDLDVKGKTVVILVNDPGFATQDAKLFNGNAMTYYGRWTYKYEEASRQGAEGAIIIHETAPASYDWSVVEHSWSGPQFGFVREDKNKDRVAVEGWINSEVAKELFTQAGVNFEQAKIAAAKGSYHLDMGDLTASVTVNNTVKESVSYNFIATLPGSVKPDEHILYTAHWDHLGKDTSLIGDQIYNGAVDNASGTGALIEVAEAFAKLPVAPARSITIMAVTAEEQGLLGSKFYAANPIIPAAKTVANINMDALGVNGRSSDVSVYGLGQSELDNFLSDAAKKQNRTIAGDPRPAAGIYYRSDHFAFANIGIPALYAKTGETAVDEATKTLRTQLKESLGKCYHNLCDEYNDTWDLSGAEEDMQAFFDIGYQLSKENVWPQWSKTSEFKR; from the coding sequence ATGAAAAATAAAATAGCTTTAACCTTATTTACTTTAGCGCTGGTAAGTGGCTGTAGCAAAGAAAGTAATGTTTCAAAAAATACCGAAGTAGATGTTGCGGCGAGTTATCAAAGCATTAACAAAGAACAACTTATTGAGCATATCAAAGTACTTGCTTCAGATGAGTTTGAAGGGCGCGCACCGTCAAGTAAAGGTGAAGAGCTTACGCTTGATTACTTAACTAAACAATTAACGGCAATAGGTTTTAAGCCAGGCAATGGTAATAGTTTCCTTCAAGCCGTACCTATGGTGTCAATTGAGGCATCACCAGACATGACATTGTCAATTGGTGATAAAGATTATCAATACGGGACGGATATGGTAATGGGCTCTGCTCGCATAAGTAACTTTGAACAACTTAAAGACTCAGAATTAGTCTTTGTTGGTTACGGTATTAACGCGCCAGAGTACAACTGGAATGATTATCAAGATTTGGATGTTAAAGGTAAAACCGTTGTTATTTTAGTTAATGATCCGGGTTTTGCAACTCAAGATGCTAAACTTTTCAACGGTAATGCGATGACCTATTACGGGCGCTGGACCTATAAATATGAAGAAGCTAGCCGACAAGGTGCTGAAGGTGCGATCATTATTCACGAAACTGCTCCCGCATCATACGATTGGTCGGTAGTCGAACACTCGTGGTCTGGTCCTCAATTTGGCTTTGTGCGTGAAGACAAAAATAAAGACCGTGTAGCGGTTGAAGGTTGGATAAATAGTGAGGTTGCCAAAGAATTATTTACTCAAGCCGGTGTAAACTTCGAACAGGCTAAAATTGCGGCTGCCAAGGGAAGTTATCATCTTGATATGGGCGACTTAACAGCTTCTGTTACGGTAAATAACACGGTGAAAGAATCTGTATCTTATAACTTTATCGCCACTTTACCTGGAAGCGTTAAGCCTGATGAACATATTTTATATACTGCACATTGGGATCACTTAGGCAAAGATACCAGCTTAATTGGCGACCAAATTTATAATGGCGCTGTCGATAATGCATCGGGTACAGGGGCACTTATTGAAGTTGCTGAAGCTTTTGCTAAATTGCCTGTTGCACCAGCGCGTTCCATTACCATCATGGCAGTAACTGCAGAAGAACAAGGGTTGTTAGGTTCTAAGTTTTATGCGGCTAATCCTATTATTCCAGCGGCTAAGACAGTTGCAAATATTAATATGGATGCTTTAGGGGTTAATGGTCGAAGTAGCGATGTCTCTGTCTATGGATTAGGGCAGTCAGAACTCGATAACTTTCTTAGTGATGCAGCGAAGAAGCAAAACCGCACCATCGCCGGGGATCCTCGTCCTGCTGCGGGTATCTATTACCGCTCTGATCACTTTGCCTTTGCAAATATCGGCATTCCAGCGTTATATGCTAAAACGGGAGAAACTGCCGTTGATGAAGCGACTAAAACGTTGAGAACTCAGTTAAAGGAAAGTCTTGGTAAGTGTTATCACAACCTTTGTGATGAATATAATGATACATGGGATCTTTCTGGCGCAGAAGAAGATATGCAAGCATTTTTTGACATTGGTTATCAGCTTTCCAAAGAAAATGTTTGGCCACAATGGAGTAAAACATCAGAGTTTAAACGCTAA